The following coding sequences are from one Epilithonimonas vandammei window:
- a CDS encoding protein adenylyltransferase SelO — protein MNLKNITQNFTQKFPGDFSENTMQRQTPEVLFCFIKPAEFDNTKLIDFNENLSVEIGLGALENDKDFLVAQNLPSNVRTYATAYAGHQFGNWAGQLGDGRAIYAGEIINENHQTEIQWKGAGATPYSRHADGRAVLRSSIREYLMSEAMFHLGIPTTRALSISKTGEDVIRDIQYSGNPQKEQGAVVVRTAESFLRFGHFELLSARNQTDLLKQLADYTIENFYPEVNSENNPNKYIDWFQAICDRTLKMIIDWYRVGFVHGVMNTDNMSILGLTIDYGPFSMMDGYDLEFTPNTTDLPGKRYAFGKQGQISHWNLATLANAIFPLVNDADALEKILDNYGKKFWTDHDKMLANKFGLDEVLPEDERFFTDWQQLMQDLNLDYTLFFQSLEKAVLDIKIDDFSNSFYRNLNENELNRLSNFIEKYQVRKLKNKISETESLELMSKTNPKFILRNYLLFEAIQEAENGNYDLFFKLKEALENPYENRFPEFNQKRPSKYDNQTGCSQLSCSS, from the coding sequence ATGAATCTTAAGAATATTACCCAAAATTTTACTCAAAAATTCCCCGGCGATTTTTCCGAAAATACAATGCAGAGGCAAACTCCGGAAGTTCTTTTCTGTTTTATAAAACCCGCGGAATTTGACAATACGAAACTGATAGATTTTAATGAAAATTTATCCGTGGAAATCGGTTTGGGTGCTTTAGAAAATGATAAAGATTTTTTAGTTGCTCAAAATCTTCCTAGTAATGTCAGGACTTATGCAACGGCCTATGCCGGGCATCAGTTCGGGAATTGGGCAGGACAATTAGGCGATGGAAGAGCGATTTATGCCGGCGAAATTATCAATGAAAATCATCAAACCGAAATCCAGTGGAAGGGCGCAGGCGCAACACCCTATTCCAGACACGCAGATGGAAGAGCAGTTCTCCGGTCATCAATCCGGGAATATCTGATGAGCGAGGCTATGTTTCATCTCGGTATTCCAACAACCAGAGCTTTGAGCATTTCAAAAACTGGTGAAGATGTTATCAGAGATATTCAATATTCTGGGAATCCGCAAAAAGAACAAGGAGCAGTTGTGGTAAGAACGGCCGAATCTTTTCTTCGTTTCGGACATTTTGAATTGTTGTCTGCTAGAAATCAAACCGATTTATTGAAACAATTAGCGGATTATACGATTGAAAATTTTTATCCGGAAGTTAATTCTGAAAATAATCCCAACAAATACATTGATTGGTTTCAAGCCATTTGTGACAGAACTTTGAAAATGATAATCGATTGGTATCGCGTCGGTTTTGTTCACGGGGTGATGAATACCGATAATATGTCTATTCTTGGACTGACGATTGATTACGGACCTTTTTCTATGATGGATGGTTATGATTTGGAGTTCACACCCAACACGACGGATTTGCCTGGTAAAAGATATGCTTTCGGAAAACAAGGACAGATTTCTCACTGGAATCTGGCAACGTTGGCGAACGCTATTTTTCCGTTGGTTAATGATGCGGATGCTCTGGAAAAAATTCTTGATAATTATGGCAAGAAATTCTGGACAGATCACGACAAAATGCTAGCCAACAAATTTGGTCTCGATGAGGTTTTACCGGAAGATGAGCGCTTTTTTACCGATTGGCAGCAACTGATGCAAGATCTTAATCTGGATTATACTTTATTTTTTCAAAGTCTTGAAAAGGCTGTTTTAGATATTAAAATCGATGATTTTTCTAATTCTTTTTATCGAAACTTGAATGAAAATGAGCTGAATAGACTTTCAAATTTCATCGAAAAATATCAAGTAAGAAAACTTAAAAATAAAATCTCAGAAACGGAGTCTTTAGAATTAATGTCCAAAACCAATCCGAAATTTATTCTAAGAAATTATCTCTTGTTCGAAGCCATTCAAGAGGCAGAAAATGGAAATTATGACCTATTTTTCAAACTGAAAGAAGCGTTGGAAAACCCTTACGAAAACAGATTTCCAGAATTCAATCAAAAACGACCTTCAAAATATGATAATCAAACCGGTTGTAGTCAATTGTCTTGTAGTTCGTAG
- a CDS encoding transglycosylase domain-containing protein has protein sequence MENKKSENKTFPLPQKKKFNSNIKKWIKIVWVAFFAVVLGISTLFFAVSQGFVGDMPDVKELENPDIFVASEIYSSDNVLLGKFEKEKTKPVKYSQLPPYLVYALQAKEDERFKEHSGIDLKSVARAIFFRGERGGGSTITQQLAKLLFTGQASQNKFQRAFQKLKEWSVAVSLEKRYTKEEIITLYFNKFDFLFNAKGVEMASRVYFNKSTNQLTLPEAATFVAMLENPRKNNPYRYPEKAKLRRDVVLKQMLDTGYIDNSTYDKAVASPVSVDYHEVKTVEEGYSAYYKFYLRKEIQQYLDAYEKETGKDLNLYKNGLKIYVTLDSRMQKYAEEAIKEHLTNLQRNFDSEMKRNPNRPYYNLSKSQINDLMMSAVKRTGRYKQLKAEGMPEDSILMEFHEPVKTTRFTWQGEEEVEMSPWDSIRYHKQIAQAGLMSMEPATGDIKAWVGGINWQHFQYDHVKQGKRQVGSTFKPFVYATAIMHLGMTPCSTVSNATFVNGNYRVPGRGGMLTLKEALAQSQNPVALRLAEKAGTQNIIQLARDLGVTDPIDSYLPMALGTSDITIYEMLGAYSTFANFGNYTKPEMIWRIEDANGRVIKEVKPVVKEVMNEMYAYTMIDLMKGVAEFGTASGELRRQGIPATVEIAGKTGTTQKNSDGWFIGIVPKLATGVWVGWEDRATHFYSTGEGQGAKMGLPIWAIYMKKVFADKALNIKPEEKFIKPTNWTGSCSDLTSLRGGYGDDGGLQTIDELKNAPKVVPDKPVKKEDHSNEAINASEDIDFNK, from the coding sequence ATGGAAAATAAAAAATCTGAAAATAAAACTTTTCCGCTTCCGCAAAAGAAAAAATTCAACTCTAACATCAAGAAATGGATCAAGATTGTCTGGGTTGCATTTTTTGCAGTAGTTTTAGGGATTTCCACACTATTTTTTGCAGTTTCTCAGGGCTTTGTGGGAGATATGCCGGATGTGAAGGAATTGGAAAATCCGGATATATTTGTTGCATCGGAGATTTATTCATCTGATAATGTTCTGCTGGGTAAATTCGAAAAAGAAAAAACCAAACCGGTTAAATATAGCCAGCTTCCGCCTTATCTTGTTTATGCATTGCAGGCAAAAGAAGATGAGCGTTTCAAAGAACATTCTGGGATTGATCTAAAATCTGTTGCAAGAGCCATATTTTTCCGTGGCGAAAGAGGCGGAGGTTCCACGATTACTCAGCAGCTAGCAAAATTGCTTTTTACAGGTCAGGCTTCTCAAAACAAATTTCAGAGAGCATTTCAGAAACTTAAGGAATGGAGTGTTGCGGTAAGTCTAGAAAAGCGATACACTAAAGAAGAGATCATTACATTATATTTTAATAAGTTCGATTTTCTTTTCAATGCCAAAGGTGTCGAGATGGCTTCAAGGGTTTATTTTAATAAGTCCACTAACCAATTGACATTACCGGAAGCTGCAACTTTTGTAGCAATGTTGGAAAATCCAAGAAAAAACAACCCATACCGTTACCCGGAAAAGGCAAAATTGAGGAGGGATGTTGTACTGAAGCAGATGCTGGACACAGGCTATATTGATAATTCAACTTATGATAAAGCTGTTGCGTCACCTGTTTCTGTAGATTATCACGAAGTAAAAACGGTAGAAGAAGGGTATTCTGCTTATTATAAATTCTATCTCAGAAAAGAAATTCAGCAGTACCTAGATGCATATGAAAAGGAAACTGGCAAAGATCTCAATCTTTATAAGAATGGACTTAAAATTTATGTGACATTAGATTCCAGAATGCAGAAATATGCAGAGGAAGCAATTAAGGAACATTTAACCAACCTTCAGAGAAACTTTGACAGTGAAATGAAGCGTAACCCGAACCGTCCTTACTACAATCTTTCCAAGTCACAGATCAATGATCTGATGATGTCAGCTGTCAAAAGAACCGGACGATATAAGCAACTGAAAGCCGAAGGAATGCCGGAAGATTCTATTCTGATGGAATTCCACGAACCGGTAAAAACCACAAGATTTACTTGGCAGGGAGAGGAAGAGGTAGAAATGTCTCCTTGGGATTCTATCCGCTATCATAAGCAAATTGCGCAGGCCGGACTGATGTCTATGGAACCAGCAACAGGAGATATCAAAGCTTGGGTAGGTGGTATCAACTGGCAACATTTTCAGTATGACCACGTGAAGCAAGGAAAACGACAAGTTGGATCAACCTTTAAGCCTTTTGTGTATGCGACAGCGATTATGCATCTTGGAATGACGCCGTGTTCTACAGTTTCTAACGCTACATTCGTAAATGGTAATTACCGTGTTCCAGGAAGAGGAGGTATGCTAACCTTGAAAGAAGCATTGGCTCAGTCTCAAAACCCTGTAGCATTGCGTCTTGCCGAAAAAGCAGGAACGCAAAACATTATTCAGCTGGCTAGAGATCTTGGGGTTACAGATCCGATAGATTCTTATTTACCAATGGCGTTGGGTACGTCTGACATTACAATTTACGAAATGCTCGGTGCTTATAGTACTTTTGCCAACTTTGGAAATTATACCAAACCGGAAATGATTTGGAGGATTGAAGACGCCAATGGCCGAGTGATAAAAGAGGTAAAACCGGTGGTGAAAGAAGTCATGAACGAAATGTATGCCTATACTATGATCGATTTGATGAAAGGTGTGGCTGAGTTTGGAACGGCTTCCGGAGAACTGAGAAGACAGGGAATTCCTGCAACTGTTGAAATCGCAGGTAAAACCGGAACCACACAGAAAAATTCAGATGGTTGGTTTATAGGTATTGTTCCCAAGCTGGCAACAGGTGTTTGGGTAGGATGGGAAGATAGAGCAACCCACTTCTACAGCACCGGAGAAGGACAAGGCGCTAAAATGGGACTTCCGATCTGGGCAATTTACATGAAAAAGGTTTTTGCAGATAAAGCATTGAACATAAAGCCTGAAGAAAAATTTATAAAACCCACCAATTGGACGGGAAGTTGTTCAGATCTAACCAGTCTGAGAGGGGGCTACGGAGATGACGGCGGCTTACAAACTATAGATGAGCTGAAAAATGCACCAAAAGTTGTTCCGGATAAACCCGTGAAAAAAGAAGATCATTCTAATGAAGCCATTAATGCTTCTGAAGATATTGATTTTAATAAATAA
- a CDS encoding gliding motility lipoprotein GldH has protein sequence MLRITVVLMFLLSLASCTNANETTLVNDIDSKWDKKKIQSFDFNINDFQNQKNLIFIIRNNNDYPYSNIRVIASIEHNKKVISKDTLNYVLAKPNGEWLGTGFGETKEALFQYKLNYRFPQNGKYSVKVTQAMRRNILPGIEDLGIKIQNVKP, from the coding sequence ATGCTTAGAATAACTGTTGTTTTAATGTTTCTGTTATCATTGGCTTCTTGTACAAACGCTAATGAAACTACGTTGGTAAACGATATAGATAGCAAATGGGATAAAAAGAAAATTCAGAGTTTTGATTTTAATATCAATGATTTTCAAAATCAGAAAAATCTTATTTTTATAATAAGAAATAACAATGATTATCCGTACAGCAATATCCGTGTGATAGCTAGCATCGAGCATAATAAAAAAGTGATTTCTAAGGATACGCTTAACTATGTTCTTGCCAAACCAAACGGAGAATGGCTGGGAACCGGTTTTGGAGAAACTAAAGAAGCATTATTTCAATATAAGCTCAATTATAGGTTTCCTCAGAATGGAAAATATTCGGTAAAAGTAACTCAAGCCATGAGACGCAATATTTTACCTGGAATAGAAGATCTTGGAATTAAAATTCAAAATGTAAAGCCTTAA
- the ricT gene encoding PSP1 domain-containing protein has protein sequence MSCGCKTSGDSSHSCGTKSANGCSSVDTCGNSYKLSVFDWLSDISPSGSKVSEYVEVRFKNDRKLYYKNVNNLPLHIGSIIAVESSPGHDIGVVSLAGELVKIQMKKKNFPEDHSLKVYRLANQKDIETWQELRKKENNIKIDARKIAYGLNLEMKITDVEYQGDGSKITFYYTADSRVDFRQLIKEYAGTFRTKIDMKQIGFRQESAKVGGIGSCGRELCCSTWLTDFRSVNTNAARYQQLSINPQKLAGQCGKLKCCLNYELDSYLDVLKDFPSSSTVLQTEKGKAFCIKIDVFKKKMWFAYVENSMAWYDLDIFEVKKLISINKKGEKAPALEDLKVIENKMVTSDLIQENSVDRFEKKNRRPNKSNKDRSRDKGPKQNDEKGQNENRSNVPSKPQNNRPQKPQNDRNRSNEQKTAQNNNVAAKPVENKNPIPNQNPNQKTENKSHKKPFKKAKKKMPPKNEGNA, from the coding sequence ATGAGTTGTGGATGTAAAACATCCGGCGATTCTTCCCATTCCTGCGGTACCAAGAGCGCCAACGGATGCAGTAGTGTAGATACCTGTGGTAATAGTTATAAATTAAGTGTTTTTGACTGGCTTTCAGACATCAGTCCATCCGGATCGAAAGTTTCGGAATATGTCGAAGTCCGTTTTAAAAATGACCGCAAATTATATTATAAAAATGTAAATAATCTGCCATTACATATTGGTAGTATCATTGCTGTAGAATCGAGCCCGGGACACGATATTGGTGTCGTGAGCCTTGCCGGAGAACTGGTGAAAATCCAGATGAAAAAAAAGAATTTTCCCGAAGATCATTCCCTGAAAGTTTATCGATTAGCGAATCAGAAAGATATAGAAACCTGGCAGGAATTAAGAAAAAAGGAAAATAACATCAAAATTGATGCGCGTAAAATTGCTTATGGACTGAATCTGGAAATGAAAATTACGGATGTCGAGTATCAGGGTGATGGATCAAAGATCACTTTTTATTATACTGCGGATAGCAGAGTAGATTTCCGTCAGCTTATCAAAGAGTACGCAGGCACATTCCGTACAAAAATTGATATGAAACAGATCGGATTTCGTCAGGAATCTGCAAAAGTAGGCGGCATTGGGTCATGCGGTAGAGAGCTTTGCTGTTCCACGTGGCTTACGGATTTTCGTTCTGTGAATACAAATGCGGCTAGATACCAGCAGCTGAGTATCAATCCTCAAAAATTAGCGGGACAATGCGGAAAGCTAAAATGCTGTCTTAATTATGAACTAGATAGTTATCTGGATGTGCTCAAAGATTTTCCCTCATCCAGCACGGTTTTGCAAACTGAAAAAGGAAAAGCATTTTGTATAAAGATTGACGTCTTCAAAAAGAAAATGTGGTTTGCTTATGTAGAAAATTCTATGGCTTGGTATGATCTGGATATTTTCGAGGTTAAGAAGCTGATATCTATCAATAAAAAAGGAGAAAAAGCACCGGCTCTCGAAGACCTGAAAGTGATTGAAAACAAAATGGTGACTTCTGATTTGATTCAGGAAAACAGTGTAGACCGTTTTGAGAAGAAAAACAGAAGACCCAATAAGTCTAATAAGGACAGAAGCAGGGATAAAGGACCAAAGCAGAATGATGAAAAAGGACAGAACGAAAATAGAAGTAATGTTCCGTCGAAGCCGCAAAATAACCGTCCACAAAAGCCGCAGAATGACAGAAACCGTTCTAACGAACAAAAAACTGCTCAAAATAATAATGTTGCTGCAAAACCTGTAGAAAATAAAAATCCAATTCCGAACCAGAATCCGAATCAGAAAACGGAAAATAAAAGTCATAAAAAACCGTTCAAAAAAGCGAAAAAGAAAATGCCGCCTAAAAATGAAGGTAATGCTTAG
- a CDS encoding OmpP1/FadL family transporter, whose translation MRKILVSMALAAGMMAYAGGFRVSLQGVKQLAMAHTSAHAEDASVAFFNPAGISFIPAKLSVAAGGFGVSNKITYQNTSTLQQTETDNPLGTPIYAAIAYKVMDNVSVGFSFSTPFGSTIEWPSDWEGKEIVQKLELKSYFFQPMISVKLAPWASFGASYIYAKGKVDWTKALTQYGGQLNLLDDSATGHGFGFGFYFQPNNNLDVSVAYRSPVDMKAKEGKATFTVPSSLLSNFNGGSDNFKATLPLVDEYTVGVTYKVTPKWLISADYNYHGWERYSKLTLDFSTVAAGNQPNDPTVSVSPKNFKNTSSVRIGTQYAFNDMIFGRLGWYYDQSPYADKDFIPETPSFDNYVITGGVGFKFNKLGVDLSGAYAMPKSRTFNNPNLSFAGQAKADIFFFGLGLSYNAF comes from the coding sequence ATGAGAAAAATTTTAGTATCCATGGCATTGGCTGCCGGTATGATGGCTTACGCTGGAGGTTTCCGAGTGTCTCTTCAGGGTGTTAAGCAGCTGGCAATGGCACATACAAGCGCACACGCAGAGGATGCGAGTGTTGCATTCTTCAATCCTGCCGGTATTTCTTTTATCCCGGCAAAGCTTAGTGTTGCTGCAGGAGGGTTTGGTGTATCTAATAAAATTACTTATCAAAATACCAGCACGTTGCAACAGACAGAAACGGATAACCCACTAGGAACACCGATTTATGCAGCAATAGCTTATAAGGTGATGGATAATGTTTCCGTTGGTTTTAGTTTCTCTACACCTTTTGGAAGCACTATCGAATGGCCAAGCGATTGGGAAGGGAAAGAAATCGTTCAGAAACTGGAACTGAAAAGTTATTTCTTCCAACCGATGATTTCAGTTAAACTAGCACCTTGGGCATCTTTTGGAGCAAGTTACATCTACGCCAAAGGAAAAGTGGACTGGACAAAAGCCCTGACTCAATACGGCGGGCAGCTCAATCTTTTAGATGACAGCGCTACAGGACATGGTTTCGGTTTTGGTTTCTATTTCCAGCCAAATAACAACTTGGATGTCAGCGTAGCATACAGATCACCGGTAGATATGAAAGCAAAAGAAGGTAAGGCAACTTTTACGGTGCCATCTTCTCTGCTATCTAATTTTAATGGTGGTTCGGACAATTTCAAGGCTACTCTTCCTCTTGTGGACGAATACACTGTTGGTGTTACATACAAAGTTACACCTAAATGGTTAATTTCTGCGGACTATAATTACCACGGCTGGGAAAGATACAGCAAGTTGACACTTGACTTCAGTACAGTTGCAGCAGGAAATCAGCCAAATGATCCAACCGTCTCCGTATCACCTAAAAACTTTAAGAATACATCCAGTGTGCGTATCGGAACACAGTATGCGTTTAACGATATGATTTTCGGTAGATTGGGTTGGTACTATGATCAGTCACCGTATGCTGACAAAGATTTTATCCCTGAAACACCTTCTTTTGACAATTATGTTATAACAGGTGGTGTAGGATTTAAGTTCAACAAACTTGGAGTAGATCTTTCCGGAGCGTATGCAATGCCAAAGAGCAGAACATTTAACAATCCCAACCTGAGTTTTGCGGGGCAGGCAAAGGCTGATATATTCTTTTTTGGTCTTGGATTATCTTATAACGCATTCTAA